The genomic region CCGAGCACGACGGCACGGTCACCGTGCTGGCCGACCGCTACCAGGGCAAGCGGCTCAACAGCCCCAACGACGTGGTCGTGCGGGCGGACGGCACGATCTGGTTCACCGACCCGATCTACGGCATCTTCAGCGACTACGAGGGAAACAAGGGCGACAGCGAGTTCGACGGCGCCTGCTACGTGTTCCGCCTCGACCCGGCCACCGGTGAGCTGCGGGTGGTCGCCGAGGACTTCTGCCGGCCCAACGGCCTGGCCTTCTCCCCCGACGAGCAGCGACTCTTCATCGCGGACACCCGGCAGGAACCCAGCCACATCCGCGTCTTCGACGTCACCGCCGACGGCGACCTGGCCGGTGGGAAGATCTTCGCCGAATGCGACAACGGACGCTTCGACGGCCTCCGGTTGGACGACGCCGGGCGGGTCTGGGCCGCCGCCTGGGACGGCGTGCACTGCTTCGACCCCGACGGCACCCTGATCGGCAAGCTCCTGCTGCCCGAGTCCGTCGCCAACCTCACCTTCGGCGGGCCCCAGCGCAACCACCTCTTCGTCACCGCGGGGACCAGCGTGTACACGCTGCGGGTCACCGTCAACGGCGCCCGCTATCCCGAGGGCAGTGGAGTCGACCGGCCGTGACCGACGCCGCGACCGCCGGGCGAACCCGCCGGCACATCGCCCGCGACCTGGGGGTCGACACCGCCTTCGACGCCGCTCGGGAGATCGAGCGGCGGGTCGGATTCCTCGCCGACACGCTGGCCGGCACCGGGACCACCGCGCTGGTGCTGGCCATCAGCGGCGGGGTCGACTCGACCACCGCCGGCAGGCTGTGCCACCTCGCGGTCCAGAGAGCGCGGGACACCGGACGCGAAGCCGTCTTCGTCGCCATGCGGCTGCCCTACGGCGTCCAGCACGACGAGCACGACGCCCAGACCGCGCTGGCGTTCATCCGCCCCGACCGGACCCTGACCGTCGACATCGCGCCGGCCAGCGACGCGAGTCTGCGTACGCTGCTGGCCGGCGGCCTGGCCGTGCCCGACGTCCACCAGCGGGACTTCGTCCTCGGCAACATCAAAGCCCGGCAGCGGATGATCGCCCAGTACGCCGTCGCCGGCGCGCTCGGCGGGCTGGTCGTCGGCACCGACCACGCCGCCGAGGCGGTCACCGGATTCTTCACCAAACACGGCGACGGCGCCGCCGACGTCGTACCGCTCGCGGGCCTGACCAAGCGGCGCGTACGCGCGATCGCCCGCGCGCTCGGCGCACCGGACGCGTTGGTCCGCAAGACGCCCACCGCCGACCTCGAGTCCCTCCGCCCCGGCAAACCCGACGAGCAGGTGTTCGGCTTCACCTACGACGACATCGACGACTTTCTCGAAGGCGGAGCCGTCGACGAGGTCGTCTCGCGGGCGATCCTCGACCGCTACCGGGCGACCGTTCACAAGCGGCACCTGCCGCTACCACCCGGCAACGGTTCGACCTGACCGACGGCTACCGTGTCGGTGCGGGTCGACGTCCCGGAGGGTGACGCGGGGGTCGGGCCGGCCAGGCAGCGTTCGTCGGTGGGAGGGCCCGGGTCATGCGTCTGCACGTCGGATGCGCGATGTGGACCCACAAGGCGTGGCAGGGGCGCCTGCTCGCACATCCGCTGTCGGCACACGAGCGCCTGCGGCACTACGCCGGCTGGTGCAACGCCGTCGAGGGAAACACCACCTTCTACGCGACCCCGGCGCGAGAGACCGTGGCGTCGTGGGCGCAGCAGACCGATCCGGCCTTCCGCTTCGTGATCAAGTTACCCAAGGTGATCACCCACGAACGCCGGCTCGCCGACGTCGACCAGCCGCTCCACGCGTTCCTCGACGCGATCGCGCCGCTGGGACCGCGCGCCCACGCGCTCTGGATCCAGCTGCCGGGATCCTTCGCCCCGACCGACGTCCCGGTGCTCGCCGGCTTCCTGCGCCGGCTCCCCACGTCCCACCGGTACGCCGTGGAGGTCCGCCACCCCGCGTTCTTCGACGACCCCCGCGCGACGCGACTCCTCGAAGGCGCACTCACCGCCGCGACCGCCGAATGGATCCCGTTCGACACCACCGCCTTCTTCCGAAGCCCGCCGACCAGCGACGCCGAACGGGACGCCTGGGCCAAGAAGCCGCGGATGCCACTGCGGTCGCGCGCCCTGACCGACCGGCCGATCGTCCGCTACCTCGGCCGCGACGCCACCGCGCCGACCGTCGAGGGCTGGCAGCACTGGGTGGACGTCACGGCCGAATGGCTACGCGAGGGCCGCTCGCCGACCGTGTTCATCCACACCCCCGACAACGCCGACGCGCCGGTGCTCGCGCGCCGCTTCCACGACGACGTACGGGCGCGGGTGCCCGAGCTCGCGGCACTGCCCGAGCCGATACCCGTCGAACCCTTGACCCTCTTCTGACCGGATCTCCCGGC from Micromonospora sp. WMMD812 harbors:
- a CDS encoding SMP-30/gluconolactonase/LRE family protein — translated: MTATVPAQFQVLDERFRYVNGDFVLERLHTGARKSEGPAYFPAGRYLVWSDIPNDRLLRWDETTGAVGVFRHHSGYANGNTVDRQGRLITCEQGNRRVTRTEHDGTVTVLADRYQGKRLNSPNDVVVRADGTIWFTDPIYGIFSDYEGNKGDSEFDGACYVFRLDPATGELRVVAEDFCRPNGLAFSPDEQRLFIADTRQEPSHIRVFDVTADGDLAGGKIFAECDNGRFDGLRLDDAGRVWAAAWDGVHCFDPDGTLIGKLLLPESVANLTFGGPQRNHLFVTAGTSVYTLRVTVNGARYPEGSGVDRP
- the nadE gene encoding ammonia-dependent NAD(+) synthetase — encoded protein: MTDAATAGRTRRHIARDLGVDTAFDAAREIERRVGFLADTLAGTGTTALVLAISGGVDSTTAGRLCHLAVQRARDTGREAVFVAMRLPYGVQHDEHDAQTALAFIRPDRTLTVDIAPASDASLRTLLAGGLAVPDVHQRDFVLGNIKARQRMIAQYAVAGALGGLVVGTDHAAEAVTGFFTKHGDGAADVVPLAGLTKRRVRAIARALGAPDALVRKTPTADLESLRPGKPDEQVFGFTYDDIDDFLEGGAVDEVVSRAILDRYRATVHKRHLPLPPGNGST
- a CDS encoding DUF72 domain-containing protein, which encodes MWTHKAWQGRLLAHPLSAHERLRHYAGWCNAVEGNTTFYATPARETVASWAQQTDPAFRFVIKLPKVITHERRLADVDQPLHAFLDAIAPLGPRAHALWIQLPGSFAPTDVPVLAGFLRRLPTSHRYAVEVRHPAFFDDPRATRLLEGALTAATAEWIPFDTTAFFRSPPTSDAERDAWAKKPRMPLRSRALTDRPIVRYLGRDATAPTVEGWQHWVDVTAEWLREGRSPTVFIHTPDNADAPVLARRFHDDVRARVPELAALPEPIPVEPLTLF